In the Theobroma cacao cultivar B97-61/B2 chromosome 1, Criollo_cocoa_genome_V2, whole genome shotgun sequence genome, one interval contains:
- the LOC18614075 gene encoding uncharacterized protein LOC18614075, with the protein MIGDNSFSKTICSICYEDLKPIVEDLQSISICGHVFHELCLQQWFEYCTNSTKKYNCPVCKQRCVGHNATRLYFQSVGDQSNSLCSQKLIDREEDAEALRCEVKRLLVKVSGLSSAIERKEKEHEEINEELCLCKEQIKKEAVLKNEALREKAFIQQKLNSKSEELTISNSECSRLEQRNMALAKELAVLKLVSDLDLEQDEILKLASLGNEANSHDTIDNLIRSLASHKKSYKELMAKCNLLGRGEARLQKKLEKAKEKIGKLKTRIQELETSIEVKDNEDLRALKASKKTDRRAIVDDNSKTLIAKNSSTEHQMQQPILPLNNLDLSGRSPKDSSCLMKENIHFGSPIFANHTREGSSTVVLDEERNPLMGENAYRHSSPDLKCRNGENIVQEPAPSMSKAVSDVNGVAAACRPDSLVGFSGSRTCSSTDKSATLAAATKPMFNIKTETPSSLPLSEHGNICFSGGLLGPDGTKWHLGKWCKRGKMLGSMATQGLTKSSGDLIAVGADGRGGRIKVMRSVNHSLDDKQNSLSAKRLKYGAKTNSLQSQGCLQIEHFFGKSRF; encoded by the exons ATGATCGGCGATAACTCCTTTTCCAAAACCATATGCTCCATCTGCTACGAAGATCTCAAGCCAATCGTCGAAGATCTCCAATCCATCTCCATTTGCGGCCACGTCTTCCACGAGCTCTG TTTACAGCAGTGGTTTGAGTACTGTACAAATTCTACGAAGAAGTACAATTGTCCTGTTTGCAAGCAGCGTTGTGTAGGGCACAATGCGACTCGTCTTTATTTTCAATCAGTTGGGGATCAATCCAATTCGTTATGCTCCCAAAAGTTGATCGATCGTGAAGAAGATGCGGAGGCATTACGTTGTGAAGTGAAGAGATTGCTTGTCAAAGTGTCGGGGCTTAGTTCAGCCATAGAGCGTAAAGAAAAGGAGCACGAAGAAATCAACGAAGAG CTATGTCTTTGCAAGGAGCAGATAAAGAAGGAAGCGGTGTTGAAGAATGAAGCCTTAAGAGAAAAGGCATTCATTCAGCAAAAGCTTAATTCGAAGTCTGAG GAGCTTACTATATCAAATTCGGAATGTTCAAGGCTGGAGCAAAGGAATATGGCACTAGCCAAGGAACTCGCTGTACTTAAATT GGTGTCGGATCTGGACCTGGAGCAAGATGAGATTTTAAAGCTTGCCTCACTGGGTAATGAAGCCAATAGCCATGATACGATAGATAATCTTATTCGATCATTGGCCAGTCATAAAAA GAGCTACAAAGAATTGATGGCCAAGTGCAATCTTCTTGGTAGAGGTGAAGCTCGTTTGCAGAAGAAACTTGAGAAAGCAAAAGAGAAGATAGGCAAACTGAAA ACAAGAATCCAGGAACTGGAGACATCTATTGAAGTGAAAGATAATGAAGATTTGAGGGCTCTTAAAGCTTCAAAGAAGACTGATCGAAGGGCTATTGTAGATGATAATTCTAAGACTTTGATTGCCAAAAATTCTTCAACAGAACATCAGATGCAACAACCCATTTTACCTTTAAATAACTTGGATTTGAGTGGAAGATCACCCAAAGATTCATcatgtttgatgaaagaaaacaTCCATTTTGGTAGTCCTATATTTGCAAATCATACTAGAGAAGGTTCAAGTACTGTGGTTCTTGATGAAGAGAGAAATCCTTTAATGGGTGAGAATGCATATAGGCATTCAAGTCCTGATTTGAAATGTCGAAATGGTGAGAATATTGTTCAAGAGCCTGCTCCATCAATGTCAAAGGCAGTTTCTGATGTTAATGGAGTAGCTGCAGCCTGCAGGCCAGATAGCCTGGTTGGATTTTCAGGATCAAGAACATGTTCAAGTACTGATAAGAGTGCCACGCTTGCTGCTGCAACAAAGCCCATGTTCAACATTAAAACAGAGACTCCATCTTCACTTCCACTTTCCGAACATG ggaatatttgtttctctgGTGGATTGCTAGGTCCTGATGGAACAAAGTGGCATTTAGGTAAATGGTGCAAGCGTGGCAAGATGCTCGGATCAATGGCCACACAAGGTTTAACCAAAAGTAGTGGTGATTTAATTGCTGTTGGTGCTGACGGGAGAGGTGGTAGAATCAAAGTTATGCGATCTGTGAATCATTCATTG GATGATAAGCAGAATTCACTCAGTGCAAAGAGATTAAAATATGGAGCTAAAACAAATAGTTTGCAGTCTCAGGGGTGCTTGCAGATAGAACACTTCTTTGGAAAGAGCCGTTTTTGA
- the LOC18614078 gene encoding 1-aminocyclopropane-1-carboxylate synthase — translation MERTRKKGQLLSRMATNDRHGENSPYFDGWKAYDENPFHPSQNPDGVIQMGLAENQLCFDLIKKWILENPDASICTAEGVDKLKNIAIYQDYHGLKEFREAVAKFMERVGGNRVTFDPNRIVMGGGATGANETVMFCLADPGDAFLVPAPYYPAFARDLRWRTGLEIVPVDCKSSNNFRITRAALEEAYEKAQSSNINVKGVILANPSNPLGTVLDRETMRSLVSFVNEKGIHLVCDEIYAATVFSSPRFISIAEIIQDMDCNRDLIHIVYSLSKDMGFPGFRVGIVYSFNDVVVNCARKMSSFGLVSSQTQYLLASMLSDEEFVGNFLRESSKRLARRHSVFTKGIEQVGISCLKSNAGLFFWMNMRPLLKEQTAQGELELWRAIISEVKLNVSPGSSFQCSEPGWFRVCFANMDDETVEVALERIRAFVLQGKEEDAPDQKSQRWHKKSLRLSFSSSRLYDESPMSPRMLSPHSPLVRART, via the exons ATGGAGCGTACAAGAAAGAAAGGACAGCTTTTGTCTAGGATGGCCACCAACGACAGACATGGAGAGAACTCACCTTACTTTGATGGGTGGAAAGCGTACGATGAAAACCCTTTTCACCCCTCGCAGAATCCTGATGGGGTCATCCAAATGGGACTTGCTGAGAATCAG ctttgttttgatttgatcaAAAAGTGGATTCTAGAAAACCCTGATGCCTCCATCTGCACTGCTGAAGGAGTTgataagttaaaaaatattgCCATCTATCAGGATTACCACGGCCTGAAAGAGTTTAGAGAG GCTGTAGCAAAGTTCATGGAAAGAGTAGGAGGAAACAGGGTCACATTTGATCCAAACCGTATAGTTATGGGCGGCGGAGCCACAGGAGCAAACGAGACGGTCATGTTTTGCTTAGCCGACCCTGGCGACGCTTTTCTTGTCCCTGCACCTTATTATCCAGC ATTTGCCCGAGACCTAAGATGGCGCACTGGGTTGGAAATAGTTCCCGTTGACTGCAAGAGCTCAAACAATTTCCGTATAACCAGAGCAGCACTGGAAGAAGCGTATGAAAAAGCTCAAAGTTCGAACATCAATGTCAAAGGCGTGATCTTAGCAAACCCCTCAAACCCTTTAGGCACCGTCTTGGACAGAGAAACGATGAGAAGCTTGGTGAGCTTCGTGAACGAAAAGGGCATCCACCTTGTCTGCGATGAAATCTATGCTGCTACAGTCTTCAGCTCTCCTAGATTCATAAGCATTGCTGAGATCATACAAGACATGGATTGCAACCGTGATCTCATTCACATTGTTTACAGCTTGTCCAAGGACATGGGATTTCCCGGTTTTCGGGTTGGCATTGTTTACTCATTCAATGATGTAGTCGTCAATTGTGCCCGCAAGATGTCGAGTTTCGGGTTGGTCTCCTCGCAAACTCAGTACTTACTTGCTTCAATGCTTTCTGATGAGGAATTCGTTGGGAATTTCCTCAGAGAAAGCTCAAAGAGGTTAGCCAGAAGGCACAGTGTTTTCACTAAGGGGATTGAACAAGTTGGGATTTCTTGCTTAAAAAGTAACGCTGGCTTGTTTTTCTGGATGAACATGCGACCACTCCTTAAAGAACAAACCGCCCAAGGAGAGCTGGAGCTGTGGCGTGCGATCATCAGTGAAGTGAAACTCAATGTTTCTCCAGGTTCATCTTTCCAATGCTCGGAACCTGGCTGGTTCAGGGTCTGCTTTGCCAACATGGATGATGAGACTGTGGAAGTAGCACTCGAAAGAATTCGAGCATTCGTGCTTCAAGGGAAGGAAGAAGATGCGCCAGATCAGAAGTCTCAACGCTGGCATAAGAAAAGCCTACGCCTCAGCTTCTCTTCCTCTAGGTTATACGACGAGAGTCCCATGTCTCCACGCATGCTTTCCCCTCACTCTCCACTCGTTCGGGCGAGGACTTAA